AGTTCGGCCTCCGGCTTGCTCACAAAGGCGACGACGTTGAGCGTCTTGTTCTGAGAGATggggaagacgaggaagtGCCTGTCCGGTCCCAGCCATGAGATTGCGAATGAGTCGTATGGCCAGTCCTTCTCAACGGCTGACATGGGCAACAGACCACGGTAGCAGACGCGGCCTGAGTAGCGAGGCACCATGTCCGTGGCCTTGGAAAGCTGGCGGCGAACATTAGAGTGGATGCCATCACAGGCAATGATGAGGTCAGCAGAGGCGCTGGTACCGTCAGCGAAGTGAACGGTTGCCTTGCCGCCCTTTGCATCATCGACAATCTCAACAGCTCTTTTGTTCGTCTCTAGTTTGGCGCACGTCGTGTCCCGGATATGCTCGTACAGAACCTGCAGAAACTCGGCGCGGTGTACGCTCAGCTGGCGAACGCCACCGttggcctcgtcctcgtccatgGCGCTGACGGAAACAATCTCGTCACCGTTGTCCCAGCGTCTCAAACTGCGGTGGATGCCGTTGCGGTCGCCCGAGATGGCGTTTGCGGCATCGAAGACGCCGTAGCGCTTGAGGATGCGGCCTGCGTTgacgccgatgccgatgccagCTCCAATTTCCTTGTAAGCTGGTGCCTGTTCGTAGACGGTGATGTTCTTGAGAGAGGGAACCTGTGTAGCTAGAGAGAGAGCCATGGCAAGACCGCCGATGCCACCGCCAAGGATGGCGACGGTGAAGGTGTCTGGCGAGACCGTCGGTTTGCTCACTatggccatgattgctgTTTGGTTTCGATCTTTGCTTCTTTACCCGAGTGTggagaaggggggggggAGAAGATTGTATACTACTGTATGCCAAGAAAGATGCAAAGTAGAAAAGCACGAGATCTGCTTAGTCTATATAGTTGCCGCTGAAGAGAGTTCGAAAACAAAGACgcaagagaaaaagcagaaagaaatgggacaagaagaagaagagaaagatgggaATGGGGGGAAAGAGTTCCGAGAAGAACGGTCAGATCAATAGTAGCTCCATCTTTCCGGGTTCGTCAGACGGTTCGTCTCAGCTTCTCGGAAATGGCGGCAAAAAGATAATTGGCGATTATTTTGGTTGAAATCTTAGCTTTCTTGCGGTTCTCTGTTTCACGCCGCTTCGTTTTCTTTGCTCTCCAGATTATTTGCCGGGCTATCTCTCAAGGTCGTGGGGGATGGTTTGGGGGCGGAGGGCGGATTCCGGAGTCCGGAGGCGTGGGGTTGCATAGCTCGTGATACAATTCGATACGAAGAACTGGAGCTGGGAGAATTATATCCGGAGATGATTTCCGGTGAGGGGCAAGGAGATGCTAAGGAATTCATTGGCTCGGAAAATATTCCCGTGCACGTGTGTGGGTGCAGAGGTTCGGGGAGATAAAATCGACTCCAGTTTGGACGCTATAATGACACTGACCCTTGTTTGCCGTTCGGTAGCTCAGTTGTTGGAGTCACTTGAGCGTTTCTGACCACCAAAAGGCTGAATTGGAGCTATGGGGTTCATCTTAGCAGAATTAAAGCTATCCATGGATCAAACGCTAACGAAACTCGCAATGTATAGAGCTCTCATAGtgtggagaagatggcatGATACGTGGTATGATCTGTGATGTGATTTCATGTTTCATGATATGATTTCTGACGCGACTCAAGAGTTGAATGAAGGATATAATAGAGCATGCATCATTATATTAAACCTGCCAGCTATACGTATACGTGACAGTGTAAGAGAAGTAGCTACATTATCTACGCGTACATGCTCAACCACTCTACGTGACCGACCATCTACAAGTCCTGGTGCATCTCAGGCACGCCCTGAGCCTTGCGAATCTCCTCGCCGCGCCagatcaacagcagcaatggcagccaCGCGACAaagttgatgacggcaaacaCGCCCCACGCGACGTCGAAACCAGCGCTCTCACCGAACGGCAGTGCGTAGAAACCAATGGTAAAGGCAAAGATCTGACGGAAcaggttgatgatggtggacACCTCGGCGGCTTGCGGCTTGTAACAATCCGaaatgtacgagtacgtcaGAGTCGTTCCGGCCTGCACTCCGATAGACGCGACGGCCATGCCGATGGCCAGGGCAATCCAGGGCGCCTTGTTTGATACAGACACACCGTGGATGATGAGACCGGCCGGCAAGAACAGACCGAGAGGGGCCAAGTGCAGACGAGCCTCCGGCTTTCTGTAGCCATCGTGACGACGAGCATATCGGTTGATCAACCAATCGGAAATCCAGCCCGTGCAAGCCTCACCGATGAGACAGCCAATAGTCAACGGCACACCGAGCAGCAGACCGTTCTGCGCAACATCAAAGTGATAGAGCTTCTCCGAGATACTCGACGCCGtcaagacgaagacgatggagCCGTAGGTGTTGGTCGTCATGTAGTAGATGCAAGGCAGCACGACGGCCACGTACCGGAGCATCTTGAAGTTGTGCAAGAAGTCGGACGGCTTGAGCTTGCGGTTGATGACCTTGCCGCGGAAGGCCAGGCGGCCCCAGTAGGTGCGGTTCTCGAGCGTGCTGAACTCGGTGCGGGAGAAGAGCGTCTCGGGGAAGGCCACGAGGTAGACGGCGAGGACGCCGCCcatcatgatggcgttgatcTTGAAGATCCAGCGCCAGCCCTGGTCTTGGGCGATGAAACCACCGGCAATGGGACCAAAGTGCGGCTATCGGGACGTGTTAGCTGTGTCTTTCTTGGTAATAAGGAAATGATGAGAGCAACTTACGCCGTTGGTCAAGGCCAGGGCGTAGAAACCAATGTACCTTCCACGCTCTCCCTGGAAGAACATGTCGCAGATCTAATGCATCGTATCATATTAGTATCCTGTCTATACTGCCACATATTCATGAGTAAAGAGCAGAAACTCACCGTGGCACCACCGATAGCCAGAGCAACGCTAGCACCGATACCGACAACGCATCGGCACAGAATCTGAGTACCGTATGATGGCGCGTATGCCGAGCCAATGTTGCCGCCAATAGCAATCAGAGTAAAGAGCTATTCCAGAAACTCATGTTAGCAGGCGATATAACGCTAGCATGGGGGAAAAGGACGTTTTTTCGCGTACCAAGTAAGCAGGGCGTCTACCCCAGAGGTTGACAAAGGGAGTGATGAGCAGGGGCGTAACACCACCGAGAAGCGTGTACGATGTCGTGAGATAACTGGCTTGCTGCTTCGTGACCCCGTAGCTCACGGAAATGGGGCCGAATGCAGCGGGGACCATGCCGGCACCGACTATATTCGCGAATAACGTGTTACAACATGACCAAAGTCGATATCGGGATGAGCAAGCTTACACTGCACGACAAAGGCAAGAAGACAGAGGAGACCAAGGACAAAGCACTTGTACCAGTACGACCAGTTCTATAAAAAAACATTAAAAGAATTAATTAGCAACCatctctcactcactcaaTAACCGATGCTCATAAGGAATGGTGGCAACAAACATACCAAAGGGTCATCCTTGTGGTCGCTCGGCTGCGGGACCAGAGGCAGACCGTTGGCATCAAGCTTCAGATCCGAGATTGGCTCCTTGCTCTCATTCTCATACCCGGACGGGCTCTCCTCCACATGGGCCGCAGCAGGTGCCACGCGGTTGGCTTTCAACGCCATTGCTGGATGCAAGCgattgaagaagattgtctTGAGCAAGCAAAAGGTGAAAGAGGGTTGAGATgagtgagagaaaaaaaaaggaaaagggaaaggtGTTGGCTGGAGGCGACGTCGGGTATAAAAGGGAAAACgcaggggggagggattAGAACATGGGTTGATATAACACGACGTAGTATTGAAGCACGATAAGAACGGTGTAGGCCGCTTTTACGCCCATCGCGTTATTGTGTGCTAGTTATGCGGATGAGCCACGGCTGTGTAGGGGGGAGGAGTTTATTATAAGCCCGGTTGTTAATGCCCCGCGTCCGCCGACCGCGGGGAATTGGGGATTCCGGGGTAATAAGCACTGGATGTATGTGTTTTTGTAATTATTGATtcgattttttctttcttttttctgacATTTCTTTAGAGCGAGATCTAGGAGAGAGGCTAGGAGAAAGACGGACTAATAAAAAAACTGCCATGGGGATGTCTCATCCGGGGGGTTTGTTTTGGCGGTAGGGTAGGGGGGTTGGTGACCACGTGTCGATCCAATAGTCTGGTAAAGTCGAAGAGAAAATTTTAAAGTTGTGACAGGATTACGCTGGAATCTATTGAGTGAGTTTTCTCGGACGGGGTAGGGCTGTGGTGGGATGAATTGAGTCTGCGATAGTTCTGAACTAAATCCGGAGAGACGCTCCGAAGGAACTGTGGAGGTACTTGTTGGAATGTATTCCGACTTGGCGTTTCTCAGTCTCCGACTTGGCGCCCCGACTTGGCGTTCTCCATCTCAATACAGATTTGTTTTTTCTATTCGGAGGGCTAAATTCAGATTGCGGGGTACAGCGATTAAGCCGAATGCAGAACGAATACAAAGGGACTTGTGCGGAGGAGAGATCCGGTGAGTTGGGATGGAATCCGGGGAAGAGACTCAATGTTGGGGATGGAAACATGCTAAACTATTTTGACAGATGTCACAAGTTGTCACAAGTTGATGGGGAAGATTATATAACTGTATAATCCGTGGggatttattattttaatactCATCTCAGTTACATAATATATCCAAGTCTAAATACCCACTACTAAGGTCTATTACAAGCCATATTCATACTAGAGATGGaatcccatcccatctaACCAATGCGAAAGTTGATTCGTCGAACCGGAGCAAATAGCTCCTCAATAGGCACTGTCCGCTCAATCATGTTCTGCTCGTAAAGAAACTGTACCAGTGCCTCCAATGTCTTCCTATTCTCCTCTAAGCCATATGGCCAGCAGTCTCCTCCAAATGtctccttgatctcgacTAGATCTCTGCCCAGCCACGGCAGCATGTATCTTAGAGCACCAAGTGATTCCATCCGCTTTCGAGCAATCTCCTTGCTGTCCTCCAAAGCATTGAACAATGCTGATGCGACGAATTTGTTTGCCTCGTAGAACTCGCGGCGAAAGGCGACCAAATGCATAATGGGGAAGATGCCGGTTCGCTTGTAGTAGTCGCTCTCAACGTCCTTGAAGTTGGGGAACAGTCTCTGAACATGAGGCGCGCGGCCCAAGCACTCAGGAATATCAGCACCAATGGTAGCAGCAATCTCGCCGCATTCCAGCAGATCTGAAAGTGACTTGGTCGGGTCTGTATTATTGGTAATATTGACGGGCTtcaacagcggcagcaccgaCGGCTGGCCATGGGACCCGGGCGTTTCCATCTTTCCCTGCACCCACTCAATCGTCGATAAGTCGATGCCGTACTCGTGCTTCAGGATGCCTCTGATGTACACCGCCGCCGTCATGTTGTACAGCTGCACGCCGATGCGCTTGCCATTGAGGTCCTCgggcttcttgatgatgttcGTGTTGACGCAGATGAAGGAGTGTCGGAAGACGCGCGACGCAAAGACGGGGATGGCGACGAAGCTGCGGTCGCCGGCGACGTAGCGCGTGACGTACTCCGAGGCCGACAGCTCCGAGACGTCGAACTCCTTGTTGGCGACCATGCGGTCGAAGATGTCGCGCGGGTGCTGGACCTCGACGAAGTTGACGTTGAGGCCCGGGGTGGGCACCTCGCCGCTGGCTAGGGGGACCATGCGGTCGTAGAGGGCGCAGGCGAAGTTGACGCCGAGGGGAGCCATGGCTGTGACACTGATTGTATGAGATAATCTAAGTAGAGTCTaagttggtgttgttggatATCGAATGCCAAGAACAGAGGTCAAGTTGGAGGTGTGCTTTCTCTCACTCTAGCTTTATCGATTGATGTATAAGCAGGCACAGGTAAGTGAGCTATCAATGGCGCGGAATCCAGAGCTATATGAGAGCTCTGAAGCTACAAAACTACATCACATCGTCCCCGGCATGTGATTCCGGCTGTGATATATCACAGATTCGCTGAATGTTAGCCCGAGAGAAGTCCGGATGATGGCTCCGGAGCTAATGGTGGGATGGCGGGGTGTTGATAAGGCGCTATACAAGAAGTTGTTAAAGCAGCAACGCTTTTTGGGGAAGAATAGATTGATAACAAAGGTGTATGAAAATATAGGGTAGCTATTGTTTGTCGGTATTTGTTGTTAGCATTGCTTCTTATGACTTTTGGATGTGGGCgattgaaaagaaggataTTCCAGAATTTGATTGGCGGGTCATCCAGAGCCGTAACTATTGGTATTAAATGCCATTGGATGTCTTTTGGCGGCGGCTAAAATATTCAAATGCGCAATGTTGAAAAAATGATATCATTCAAAGTAAAGAGATGGTGTTTGGCGACTCAAAAATGTCCGAATAGCTGTCTAAAGTGTTGCCGGTATGGTGTGTTCTAGGAAACGGCATATGGTTGCACACCAGTTTTCAACGCCAGGGCTCTTATATGGAGCAATGCAGCCGCCCGCTGGATTGTCACCTACAAGTATTAATGCCAAACCGTCATTCAACCCCTCAGATAAGCAACAtcagccaaaaaagaaaaaagagaaaattcCAATCGATTGGCTATCCGTCAATCCCCTGTAAGCAATTTATATCAATCCATTCGGGAACGATCAATCCCGCTTCCCATCTGACGCTCGTCCGATGTCATCAATGTGTCACTCCCCAAAACGGCATGCTGCATGTCGCATAAACACCAAAAAATGCACTTTATCCtcttcccatccatccattcaattttttttcccgcaTAATATTCCCCTTCGGATAAGGATAAGTCTCATGCAGAATGCAGAAAAAATTCCTGGTCGTACCATCTTCTCAAGGCGTGACGTCACAACCCTCGTCCCCATAATGTCTCAGCTCTTTCATTCTAAGATCCTCGATTCAATAATGCGCGAccccgtctttttttcttcctccttttgCGTAATAAGGCGTCGATCACAATTGAATGCAGAAGGATTCGCAATACCATTTCCTGAATCTGTTTAGTTCTTATCCGCATTCATTCagttaatatttttttttctccgtttCTAATACGTGAAACACGGACGGTGATGCGACCGAATCTCCATGTGCAACACGGCATATCTGTGTAACCTCGGATGCGAGCCCGTCATATGCATATTTCCATCTCAAACAACCCTTTCTCCGCACCCAAACGCGGCAAATCTGAAGCCCATGTCCTGAACTAGCACAGCGAAATTGCACCCCCCTCTCAGCCGTGATCGTGATCGTGATCGTAGCCCCAGACAAGCACCCCTGCCCGGTGAAGTCACCATTTTCTGTCTCTCGCCCAGTCAAATCGGTGCCTGTTACTAGCGACGGCTAATTGCTTCCTCCCACATGCCAAGACAACACCTCATACGTGACGCCACACATATGCCAGCTCCCTAAAGCGATCAGCCACatgcttgggcttggccgTTGACCTCAGCCCAGGCAAATGTGTGGggaggatgatggaggaACAGAAACAGGACCCAGATTCGATCGAGGCCGGGCCCTCCCTTGGTGGGAATCTTTTAGTTCTCAGGGTAAATTAAAcctgaaaaaaaagaaagataaaaagataaaaggtcttttttttttggcctcCCTTGCATGTAAATACATTTTGCATGTTTCAGAAATCTCGCTTCTTTTTAAACGGTGCATATTGCTCAATTCTTGTTTCTTGTAACACTCTTGTTGTTCAGTCAACAAGCCGTCCATTTACATGGCTATATATACTGCATAACACGTATACAACCCTCCCATAAACAATCTCTACACATCAACTCATCAATCACACTTACTATATGCATTTGAGAATCATCTTTCACTCAACACGATGAATACCGCtagcaccaccgccacctcATCCAACATGCTCTCCGTCCcatcctccacctccacctcctcaggcatcgacatcaacaACCCAACCCGTCCCGCCTTCAACTCCCAACGAACCCAAGACCGCCTCCGCGAAGGCGAGGGCCTCTACGCCATGCTCTTCCGCAGCGACAGCAACAAACTGCAGCGCGGCCGAAAATCTGTCTTCAAAGAGACCggcctcgacgacgacagtGCAAGCGAAGTCACCGACGTCTCGTCACTCAGGTCGCCCGTCGCGTCGCCCTCGCCTTTGTCGCCCACCTCAACGACATCGTCTCAAGGGCCGTCCCCTTTGCcaccttttccatctctcaAGCCGGGGCCGCTGGAATCATGGTATGTCTGGGCTGCTCTTTTTGTGCATTTCGGTCCGCGATGATTGTATTAATGATCATAAAGACACTATCTTGTTTCGTGATTTCTTCCGATGAAGTCTTACGATTAATAGTCGAATTTATCTTTCGACCCATTATCTCATGACGTGAATGTCATGCCTATCGCTAAATACCCAAATCAATACTAATATAATTCATCATTTGCTGGAGTACAACGGACAATCCTCAAGACAAACACTTTTTGAAGGCTCTACTTCTACGAGACCTAGTGGAAAGGGGTAAAGGGAGACAAACGGGGTTTATGGTGAGATGACATCACTGTATGTCTAAGACATGCAAACTACATGTACGCTGCACATGTGTATATACAACTCTTTCATTAATACTTGGGAAATATGAACACAGTTCGTTCCATGAGATACTACTAACTCAAATAGGGGTATAAGTATATATCCATACGATCTAACGTAAAAATACATTGGTACAATACCAGGGGAATAACAATGCCGTGATATGCATGAAGAAAATTCGCTTCAATGCCTCCTCCTAGACCATAATGCGGTCTGTTCCaccaaaaataaataaataaatgcGGTATACCACCTCGGCACTGACGTGATGGTTACAACATATGAATCCCAAACGCCAAGGCCGTGCAATCTAGCAGTCCCAACATGGTCAATCGTTGACAAGATAGAGAGAAAGGGTataaagaagagatgagCAGAGTAAAGAAAGGTGAAAAGCAATCACATCTTTTCCAACTCCTCCTTGGGTACCGTGCGAACAAAGGCATGGCTCAAAAAGTGCAGCCAggtcttgttcttttccttcttgctcttcttgttgttcttcttgtctccctttcccttcttgagTGATGGTTCGGGCTCATTGTCTGCGTATTCGTCTGCTCCTGActccacatcttcatcttcttcgtatGCGTCTAGCgttttgcctttgcttcCGCCTTCTCTCTGGCCCATTCTGTAGGCTAGTTTCAGGTAGCTTTTGACTGTCAAGTCGGGCAGTTTGTAATGTTTGTCGTCAAATGTGTTATACTCCACTTCATACTGAAACTCTCGGGGATTTGGCTTTGCATGTTTGGGCTCCTTGTGATCGTGTTGGCCTTTGCGCCACTTGGTGATGTCGACGCCAACATCAGGGATGTCATCGTTGATGTGAGTGAGATTGGCAAAGTATTGCGTATACCCGGTCAAGGTGAGGAGTTGAGGGTAGTAGGCAGGGCCAGGAGTCGAACCCTTGGGCGGGTCTAGAGGAATGGCCAGCTCGTGATCTTTGGGTGGCCTGCGCgacttgtccttcttcttgtccttcttgtgcttcttcttcagaatcTCGACTAAGACTTCTTCTGGATTCTCGTAGTCGATGGTATCCTCCGGGAGTTCCAACGCCGTAGGCGGGTTTGCCTGATCGTATGCATCTCGCCACACGGGCACGTCTTCGATTCCAGTAATGTTGTACTCAAAAATGCGAAGTGTGGGGAAATAGTTTGGCACAACGCTTGGGGTGATGAGGGAGAGCTGGTATCGCTCAGCGTACTTGCCACCAATTTTacccagcttcttcttcttcttcttgttcttcttccccttcttcttctttttcttgcccagctccgtctcttcatcgtcttcctcattGGTTTCATTATCAAAGTCACGGGTAACAACTTTGGGCAAATCCGTCCATATGTCCCGCAATTCCTGGAGATAATCTTCTTTGGAAGAGATGGATATTGACTCGTCTGGGGAGCCACGTGTACGGACTTGGTCAAGACCAAGCTCCGGAGTCAGttccttttcatcttggagaaggaaatggtCAATGTTCATATGTCCATAGAGAGAGCCAACTACAACGTCGCGGTACTGCTTGAGCCACAGCGTGTATTTTTGCCAGCAAGTTTCGTCCCAATTTTGCTTGCTCTCCGTCCGAGCAGGTGGCACATGGCCCATGAGAATGGCCTTGACTCCTCGTTCCCTCAGGATCTGCAGCTGCACGCGCAGCCAGTCCATGTGCTTGTAGCCGGGTTCGGAAGGGTGGGCGCAGCCATCCACACCAGCATTGCGATCGAAAAAGTACATTGTGTTCAAGCTGAAGACGGCAAGCTGGTTGGGAATGACTTCGATGTAGAACCAGCCGCCAAACGCAAAGGAATGGCGCTGCTCTTCGGGGATGAAGCGGCGCCAAATGTCACTGTAGGTTGCGAACCACTTGTTGGGCCCTGGCAACATGATGTTGTGGGGGAGGAAGTCATTGTTGCCGAATGTAGGCACGATGGGGATCTCGAGCCCGTGTTCGGGAGATGAGAATGTCTCAACAAACTTGTCGGCGATGATGCGGTTGGTTCTCAGGATCTCAGGCTCGTGTCGAGGATTCTGCTCGTCGCTATCGTGCCTGGCCGAATCGCCCGTCCAGATAACAAAATCGATATCATCCTTGATATTCTCCTCGATCCAGGTAAAGGTAGCGTTTATAAGCGAAAATGGAGTGTCGCAATCCGTCTTTTCGGCTCCATATGATCCAGCCAATCCTTTTCCTCGGTGGCATGCGATGCCTTCTTCGGTGGAAGTGTGCACGCGATAGAGTTCGTCAGGGTGGAAATCTGCACCAATTATCACGGTCAGCCCAGGATCTGCCAATCATGCCAGATCGATGCAATGTAGCATCAGCTAataaaagagacaagagtCGATTGGTGGTGCAGCGTCGCATGCAGATTGTAAATTGGAGATTGCAAAGATAGCGAGAGATAAGGCGGAAGCACCAGtagaagcaaaaaagcatCTGGTGTGCCAATCGCAGGCAgacaatttttttttttaacttcACGCAGCGCAATGCAACGCACCTGAGATATGCAGGAACCGGCCGCTGAGTTTCCGCTGCTGCAGTGGTAGCGCATCGGATTCGGACTCGATCGGGCGCAGAACTTGCTGGTCGAGGCGAGTTGCGGAGGGCAGGGCGAGGGTTTTGGAGGTCAGAGATGCAAAGGCGAGCAGCATCAGCTGGTATGGCCGTCGATtgaggccgccgccgcgTTGGCGAGGCATCGTGGGATGTTGTGTGTGGTGATTTTGTTTCGttattttttctctttaggTTCGGAGATGCCGTCTGTGTGTATAATAGGTGGGCTGAATGCAAGCAAGAATCCGCCCGATgaggaagaacaaagaagaaacaaacaagaaaaaaaagcaaagaacCAAAGacgcaaaaaaagagtcgTAGGAATTGCCAAACTCAAAGACGCATCGCTCCAACGAGGCTTTGCTAGACTCGACACCGAATGAAGTTTTTTTAGGGGTCCAGGGGTTGAAATTCTTTTGACAGCGGAAGTAAAACTTGCGGTGGTGTGGCGGGCGCTGAGGCTATGAGGTCATCGGTGCCAATCAGCTGGGGATGATCCAAACTGTTGGCTGCGTCTGCCTGCTGAGACAAGACAGTCTGTGTCAACTGAGGAATGGATGGGCAGTAGTTGGAGTCAAATAGGAAGTAACGTGACGAGATGAGTCCTTGGTAAATGCTCGTGCTCAAGTTAAGAAGAAAGGGTAGAGTTTGGAAAAGCTTGGATGTCTCTCAGCTAAAAGGAAATAATATGGAGAGCCTCGAC
This genomic stretch from Trichoderma breve strain T069 chromosome 1, whole genome shotgun sequence harbors:
- a CDS encoding calcineurin-like phosphoesterase domain-containing protein, with the translated sequence MPRQRGGGLNRRPYQLMLLAFASLTSKTLALPSATRLDQQVLRPIESESDALPLQQRKLSGRFLHISDFHPDELYRVHTSTEEGIACHRGKGLAGSYGAEKTDCDTPFSLINATFTWIEENIKDDIDFVIWTGDSARHDSDEQNPRHEPEILRTNRIIADKFVETFSSPEHGLEIPIVPTFGNNDFLPHNIMLPGPNKWFATYSDIWRRFIPEEQRHSFAFGGWFYIEVIPNQLAVFSLNTMYFFDRNAGVDGCAHPSEPGYKHMDWLRVQLQILRERGVKAILMGHVPPARTESKQNWDETCWQKYTLWLKQYRDVVVGSLYGHMNIDHFLLQDEKELTPELGLDQVRTRGSPDESISISSKEDYLQELRDIWTDLPKVVTRDFDNETNEEDDEETELGKKKKKKGKKNKKKKKKLGKIGGKYAERYQLSLITPSVVPNYFPTLRIFEYNITGIEDVPVWRDAYDQANPPTALELPEDTIDYENPEEVLVEILKKKHKKDKKKDKSRRPPKDHELAIPLDPPKGSTPGPAYYPQLLTLTGYTQYFANLTHINDDIPDVGVDITKWRKGQHDHKEPKHAKPNPREFQYEVEYNTFDDKHYKLPDLTVKSYLKLAYRMGQREGGSKGKTLDAYEEDEDVESGADEYADNEPEPSLKKGKGDKKNNKKSKKEKNKTWLHFLSHAFVRTVPKEELEKM
- a CDS encoding FAD binding domain-containing protein; the encoded protein is MAIVSKPTVSPDTFTVAILGGGIGGLAMALSLATQVPSLKNITVYEQAPAYKEIGAGIGIGVNAGRILKRYGVFDAANAISGDRNGIHRSLRRWDNGDEIVSVSAMDEDEANGGVRQLSVHRAEFLQVLYEHIRDTTCAKLETNKRAVEIVDDAKGGKATVHFADGTSASADLIIACDGIHSNVRRQLSKATDMVPRYSGRVCYRGLLPMSAVEKDWPYDSFAISWLGPDRHFLVFPISQNKTLNVVAFVSKPEAELGDLKESWSSTAPRSEVEKEFAGWEETVQKVVHAMEPNPGKWKLNDRELLDHWVYLGGKVALSGDAAHAMLPHQGSGAGHAIEDSFVMGQAVKAFFENPSLGLETYMKLYQETRLPRAQKAQLTSRQAGDVYEMQGPDFDGLHFDQRLQVIHDKFKDRMTWVWGHDLEADFVATRTRLGL
- a CDS encoding major facilitator superfamily domain-containing protein; amino-acid sequence: MALKANRVAPAAAHVEESPSGYENESKEPISDLKLDANGLPLVPQPSDHKDDPLNWSYWYKCFVLGLLCLLAFVVQFGAGMVPAAFGPISVSYGVTKQQASYLTTSYTLLGGVTPLLITPFVNLWGRRPAYLLFTLIAIGGNIGSAYAPSYGTQILCRCVVGIGASVALAIGGATICDMFFQGERGRYIGFYALALTNGPHFGPIAGGFIAQDQGWRWIFKINAIMMGGVLAVYLVAFPETLFSRTEFSTLENRTYWGRLAFRGKVINRKLKPSDFLHNFKMLRYVAVVLPCIYYMTTNTYGSIVFVLTASSISEKLYHFDVAQNGLLLGVPLTIGCLIGEACTGWISDWLINRYARRHDGYRKPEARLHLAPLGLFLPAGLIIHGVSVSNKAPWIALAIGMAVASIGVQAGTTLTYSYISDCYKPQAAEVSTIINLFRQIFAFTIGFYALPFGESAGFDVAWGVFAVINFVAWLPLLLLIWRGEEIRKAQGVPEMHQDL